A stretch of Pseudophryne corroboree isolate aPseCor3 chromosome 9, aPseCor3.hap2, whole genome shotgun sequence DNA encodes these proteins:
- the LOC134956876 gene encoding dynein light chain Tctex-type 5-A-like, whose product MKAAHETEYRRWICPKPKQLQKKSETDTMRSLALTPMLSSSQRAQEHRGRRKAVTQDNAKAVCYSRHDTVECRPTDPDQELHPQPCRPFSAEEASRVIKYVLDGELQDCGYDARESQRRALELAERVKVAVRELGYERYKLVCYVVLGPVSQGTMCCCSRSVWSPNSDTYAEYLFQNQSLFALCIVYAGYYE is encoded by the coding sequence ATGAAGGCCGCCCATGAAACAGAGTATAGAAGGTGGATTTGTCCTAAGCCAAAACAATTGCAGAAGAAGAGTGAAACGGACACCATGAGATCCCTGGCATTGACACCCATGCTCTCCAGCTCACAGCGGGCCCAAGAGCACAGGGGTAGAAGGAAGGCTGTTACCCAGGATAATGCTAAAGCCGTTTGCTATTCAAGACATGATACCGTGGAATGCAGACCTACTGATCCAGACCAGGAGCTACATCCACAGCCTTGTCGACCTTTCTCTGCAGAAGAAGCATCAAGGGTCATCAAGTATGTCTTAGATGGAGAGCTGCAGGACTGTGGTTATGATGCCAGAGAGAGCCAGAGGAGAGCACTGgaacttgcagagagagttaaggtggcaGTGAGAGAGCTTGGTTATGAGAGGTACAAGCTTGTCTGCTATGTAGTGCTAGGCCCAGTATCACAAGGGACCATGTGCTGCTGTAGCAGGAGTGTATGGAGCCCAAACTCGGACACGTATGCAGAATATTTGTTTCAGAATCAGTCTctctttgcattgtgcattgtttaTGCTGGGTACTATGAGTGA